The following proteins come from a genomic window of Gossypium raimondii isolate GPD5lz chromosome 5, ASM2569854v1, whole genome shotgun sequence:
- the LOC128041356 gene encoding serine/threonine-protein phosphatase 7 long form homolog translates to MPYLELAEFGSVALIRSSDLRFDLLSTLVERWRPETHTFHFPCGECTVTLEDVAVQLGLPVDGNPITGLSSLTDPAAVCYKLLGESPKDGDKYFSTIKFTWLRAKICRLSATASEGELMCAARAYIMHLIGALLMPDANGDSVHLSYLPLLADLSTARSYSWGSAVLAMLYKELCRATDPQCKDIGGCLILLQSWALYRMPWTTRPSIGKSCDVPIYRMRIEQHAREGFIWMPYRRPKIANVVPPSALVDSHTWCTNTPIINFNVVEWYNGDRVLRQFGCIQHIPDPPCQLGDDHGLTKRGRVQLDWGIYHRKYVALWYDRLRRIPQMVMATDLQPSAQYIEWYHSRRKPYLLGA, encoded by the exons ATGCCGTACCTGGAGCTAGCCGAATTTGGGTCAGTCGCATTGATCCGGTCCTCCGACTTGCGATTTGATCTATTATCCACGCTAGTGGAGCGGTGGCGTCCGGAGACCCATACTTTCCATTTTCCGTGCGGGGAGTGCACGGTGACGTTAGAGGACGTTGCAGTGCAGCTTGGACTCCCAGTTGACGGGAATCCCATTACGGGACTATCTTCATTAACCGATCCGGCTGCGGTTTGCTATAAACTCCTAGGAGAGTCACCAAAGGACGgtgataaatatttttccacaataaaatttacatggctaaGAGCCAAAATTTGTCGACTATCAGCGACCGCCAGTGAAGGTGAGTTGATGTGCGCTGCTcgagcgtacatcatgcatTTGATAGGGGCACTACTCATGCCCGATGCAAACGGCGACAGTGTTCATTTGTCGTACTTGCCTCTGCTTGCTGATTTGTCCACAGCTAGGTCGTACAGTTGGGGTTCGGCTGTTCTAGCAATGCTGTACAAGGAGCTTTGTCGGGCGACAGACCCGCAATGTAAAGACATCGGCGGTTGCCTCATACtgctgcagtcatgggcacttTATCGGATGCC GTGGACGACCCGTCCCAGCATCGGGAAGTCATGTGATGTCCCGATATACCGCATGAGGATTGAACAGCATGCCCGGGAAGGG tttatatggatgccGTACCGGAGGCCGAAAATTGCAAATGTTGTACCCCCGTCCGCACTCGTTGATTCCCACACATGGTGCACAAACACaccaataataaatttcaacgTCGTCGAGTGGTATAACGGCGATCGGGTGCTTCGACAGTTTGGCTGCATCCAACATATCCCGGATCCGCCGTGCCAGTTGGGGGATGATCACGGCTTGACAAAGAGAGGAAGAGTTCAATTGGACTGGGGAATATATCACCGGAAATACGTCGCACTGTGGTACGATCGATTGCGCCGAATTCCTCAGATGGTTATGGCTACCGACCTGCAGCCATCCGCACAGTATATAGAATGGTACCATAGTCGCAGGAAGCCGTATTTACTTGGAGCGTAA